From Riemerella anatipestifer ATCC 11845 = DSM 15868, a single genomic window includes:
- a CDS encoding geranylgeranylglycerol-phosphate geranylgeranyltransferase — MRLSNSDFQNLRSKLERRRWLYRASQLVSLMLGARVFVLAFYVFTLYVSTFFLFNQEESLRVFVFDYKVHGIIVCSMLSIAAGGLINQFYDKEKDQITKPFRSYFQSFVKEKYILYSYLLLNVLSLGIALVLSYRILIFFLVYQFLIWFYSHKLSRIAVVNNLTYVSLSLYPFFGLLVYYQHFSGLLFLMSVFLFVLLLIIDVIKDIVTRAADKLFGYATIPVLFGKTKTVYWLYLLLIINSLTSYLIVNKLKYFNLVAYYFSVSILVYLLVGISLYFFRYSKMSRLINALRVWVFIGVVFMLLNGIFERI, encoded by the coding sequence ATGCGACTATCTAACTCCGATTTTCAAAATTTAAGGTCTAAATTAGAACGCCGTAGATGGCTTTACAGAGCCTCGCAGCTAGTTAGTCTAATGCTTGGAGCGAGGGTTTTTGTTTTGGCTTTTTATGTATTTACACTTTATGTATCCACCTTTTTTTTATTTAATCAAGAAGAAAGTCTTAGGGTTTTTGTCTTTGATTATAAAGTCCACGGGATTATTGTTTGTTCTATGCTTTCCATAGCGGCAGGAGGGCTTATCAATCAGTTTTACGATAAGGAAAAAGACCAAATTACTAAACCTTTTAGAAGTTATTTTCAGTCTTTTGTTAAAGAGAAATATATTCTTTACTCTTATTTATTACTTAATGTATTGTCGTTGGGGATAGCCTTGGTTCTTTCTTATCGAATTTTAATATTTTTTCTTGTTTATCAGTTTCTGATATGGTTTTATAGTCATAAACTGAGCCGAATAGCGGTAGTGAATAATCTAACTTATGTATCGTTATCATTATATCCTTTTTTTGGATTATTGGTTTACTATCAGCATTTTTCAGGTTTGTTGTTTCTAATGTCTGTTTTCTTGTTTGTGTTACTTTTGATAATAGATGTTATTAAAGATATTGTAACTAGAGCGGCTGATAAACTCTTTGGATATGCTACTATACCTGTATTATTTGGGAAAACTAAAACAGTATATTGGTTATATTTATTATTGATAATTAACTCATTGACCTCGTATTTAATAGTAAACAAATTAAAATATTTTAATCTAGTTGCTTATTATTTTTCAGTATCTATTTTGGTTTATTTATTAGTTGGAATTTCACTGTATTTTTTCAGATACTCTAAAATGTCTAGGCTTATCAACGCTCTTAGAGTGTGGGTTTTTATAGGTGTGGTTTTTATGTTACTCAATGGTATTTTTGAAAGAATATGA
- the mltG gene encoding endolytic transglycosylase MltG translates to MKKIIGFILAIVLVVGGYFGYSFYKKYYGNNVSKEGVFYIPKEARFEQILDSIAPYLKDKESFKQVALSKNMNRFFHTGRYKITEGMDNTALVNMIKAGNQSPDNFRIIAFDNVYQMMGRVAKKTEADSLAFIKEFNQIAQSKGLSEAEDLKKYFFIDTYQFFWTVSPKEFFGVFEKQYNDFWNAERLEKEKKLGLDRNQIYALASIVYKESGGRVDEQKTIAGLYLNRYKKGMKLQSDPTVIYAINQSSGFNKVIKRVYYKDLKTPSPYNTYANVGIPPGPICVTDKNSVDAVLNAENHDYIYMCADPQRMGFHKFTSSDVEHAKNAKAYQDWLNEKQIK, encoded by the coding sequence ATGAAAAAAATAATCGGATTTATATTAGCTATTGTTCTTGTGGTGGGTGGTTATTTCGGATACAGTTTTTATAAGAAATACTATGGGAATAATGTTTCAAAAGAAGGTGTTTTTTATATCCCAAAAGAGGCTCGTTTTGAACAAATATTAGATTCTATTGCTCCTTATCTTAAAGATAAAGAAAGCTTTAAACAGGTAGCATTGAGCAAAAATATGAATCGTTTTTTCCATACGGGACGCTATAAAATTACCGAAGGTATGGATAATACCGCTTTGGTAAATATGATAAAAGCAGGCAATCAGTCGCCTGATAATTTTAGAATTATTGCTTTTGATAATGTTTACCAAATGATGGGGCGTGTAGCCAAAAAAACGGAGGCAGACTCTTTAGCTTTTATAAAAGAGTTTAACCAAATTGCTCAGTCCAAAGGTTTGTCAGAGGCGGAAGACTTAAAAAAATATTTCTTTATAGATACTTATCAGTTTTTTTGGACGGTAAGTCCGAAAGAATTTTTTGGCGTTTTTGAAAAACAATACAACGATTTTTGGAACGCTGAACGTCTAGAGAAAGAAAAGAAATTAGGTTTAGATAGAAATCAAATTTATGCTTTGGCTTCTATTGTGTATAAAGAGTCTGGCGGGAGGGTAGATGAACAAAAAACCATTGCAGGACTGTATCTTAACCGTTATAAAAAGGGTATGAAACTACAGTCTGACCCTACGGTGATTTATGCTATTAACCAATCAAGTGGTTTTAATAAGGTTATTAAAAGGGTGTATTATAAGGATTTAAAAACGCCCTCGCCATACAATACTTATGCTAATGTCGGGATTCCTCCTGGACCTATTTGTGTAACAGATAAAAACTCAGTAGATGCAGTGCTAAATGCCGAAAACCACGATTACATCTATATGTGTGCAGACCCACAGAGAATGGGTTTTCATAAATTTACAAGCAGCGATGTAGAGCATGCAAAAAACGCAAAAGCATATCAAGATTGGCTTAATGAAAAACAGATAAAGTAA
- a CDS encoding SanA/YdcF family protein, producing MRLLKGIIKTILGLAELMVLAMMLANLWVYALTNGRTYTKVSKIPAREVALVLGTSPKMRSGIANPYFTKRMEAVSALYHYGKIKKIIVSGEKSPYYDEPQAMANYLIRTEGIPEGVIIQDPKGFSTKESIVRCKNNYKKNEVIIISQGFHNLRALFIARNLNMNALAFGAQDVTKPESFYRNHTREFLARVQAVAYFILGID from the coding sequence GTGAGGCTACTAAAGGGCATAATTAAAACTATTTTAGGATTGGCAGAGCTGATGGTATTGGCTATGATGCTAGCTAATCTGTGGGTGTATGCCCTTACCAACGGTAGAACTTATACTAAGGTTAGTAAAATCCCAGCTAGAGAGGTAGCTTTGGTTTTGGGGACGTCGCCTAAGATGAGGTCGGGAATTGCCAACCCTTACTTTACAAAACGAATGGAGGCTGTTTCAGCACTTTATCATTATGGGAAAATAAAGAAAATTATAGTAAGTGGCGAAAAAAGCCCGTATTACGATGAACCTCAAGCTATGGCTAATTATCTCATTAGAACCGAAGGTATCCCAGAAGGTGTCATTATACAAGACCCTAAAGGCTTTAGTACAAAGGAAAGCATTGTAAGATGTAAGAACAATTATAAGAAAAATGAGGTCATCATCATTTCTCAAGGATTTCATAATTTGAGAGCTTTATTTATTGCAAGAAACTTGAATATGAATGCTTTAGCTTTTGGTGCTCAAGATGTTACCAAACCAGAAAGTTTTTATAGAAATCATACTCGGGAGTTTTTGGCAAGGGTACAAGCAGTGGCTTATTTTATTTTAGGGATAGACTAA
- a CDS encoding glutamine--tRNA ligase/YqeY domain fusion protein, which yields MEEKKSLNFIEQIIENDLENGLPKEKLRFRFPPEPNGYLHIGHTKAICINFGLGEKYNAPVNLRFDDTNPEKEEQEFVDSIKKDVEWLGFKWDKELYASDYFQQLYEWAVEMIKQGKAYVDEQPSEEITAQRKTPFEDGVESPYRDRPIEESLDLFERMKNGEFPEGSMSLRAKIDMTSPNMNMRDPVMYRILKRPHHRTGEQWKIYPMYDWAHGESDYLEQISHSLCSLEFENHRPLYEWYLSNVYEKGKNAPKQREFARMNVSYMITSKRKLQRLVAEKVVTGWDDPRMPTISGMRRLGYPPIAIKNFIERVGVTKRENLIDVQLLEFFVREELNKKAKRVMAVVDPVKLIIENYPENEEEWLETENNPEDENAGTRTVPFARELYIEREDFKEEANKKFFRLKLGGEVRLKSAYIIKAERVEKNENGEITTIYASYDPKSKSGSGTEESLRKVKGTLHWVSAKHALPIEVRIYDRLFTTAQPDAEKETDFLEYLNPDSLKVVQGYGEPSLKEVDTEAPLQFQRIGYFTKDQDSTEEKLVFNRTVTLKDSYKPE from the coding sequence ATGGAAGAAAAGAAATCACTCAATTTTATTGAACAAATTATAGAAAACGATTTAGAAAACGGACTCCCTAAAGAGAAACTAAGATTTCGTTTTCCACCAGAACCTAATGGTTATTTACATATTGGACATACTAAAGCCATCTGCATCAATTTTGGTTTAGGCGAAAAATACAACGCTCCCGTAAACCTAAGATTTGATGATACTAACCCAGAGAAAGAAGAACAAGAGTTTGTAGATTCTATAAAGAAAGATGTAGAATGGCTGGGCTTTAAGTGGGACAAAGAGCTGTATGCGTCTGACTACTTCCAACAACTCTACGAATGGGCAGTAGAAATGATAAAACAAGGCAAGGCTTATGTAGATGAACAGCCTTCGGAAGAAATTACAGCTCAAAGAAAAACACCTTTTGAAGACGGAGTAGAATCTCCTTACAGAGATAGACCAATAGAAGAGTCGTTAGACTTGTTTGAAAGAATGAAAAACGGGGAGTTCCCAGAAGGTAGCATGAGTCTTCGTGCTAAAATAGATATGACTTCTCCAAATATGAACATGAGAGATCCTGTGATGTACCGTATCTTGAAAAGACCACACCACAGAACAGGCGAGCAGTGGAAAATCTACCCTATGTATGACTGGGCTCATGGTGAAAGTGATTATTTGGAGCAAATCTCTCACTCGCTATGTTCATTGGAGTTTGAAAATCATCGCCCATTGTACGAATGGTACTTATCTAATGTCTATGAGAAAGGAAAAAACGCTCCTAAGCAAAGAGAATTCGCCAGAATGAATGTCTCTTATATGATTACTTCTAAAAGGAAATTACAGCGTCTAGTAGCCGAAAAAGTAGTTACCGGTTGGGATGACCCTAGAATGCCTACCATCTCTGGTATGAGACGATTAGGTTATCCACCTATTGCCATTAAAAACTTTATTGAGCGAGTAGGCGTTACCAAAAGAGAAAATTTAATAGATGTACAGTTACTAGAATTTTTTGTAAGAGAAGAACTTAACAAAAAAGCCAAAAGAGTAATGGCAGTGGTAGATCCTGTAAAACTTATCATAGAAAACTACCCTGAAAACGAGGAAGAATGGCTAGAAACAGAAAACAATCCTGAAGATGAAAATGCAGGGACTAGAACTGTTCCTTTCGCTAGAGAGCTTTATATAGAGAGAGAAGACTTTAAAGAAGAGGCTAACAAGAAGTTCTTTAGACTAAAATTGGGTGGTGAGGTACGTTTAAAATCAGCTTATATAATTAAAGCAGAGCGTGTAGAAAAAAACGAAAATGGGGAAATTACTACGATATACGCCTCTTACGACCCTAAATCAAAATCTGGAAGTGGCACGGAAGAAAGCCTTAGAAAGGTAAAAGGAACCCTACATTGGGTTTCTGCAAAACACGCTTTGCCTATTGAAGTGAGAATTTACGACCGCCTATTTACCACGGCACAGCCAGATGCAGAAAAAGAAACCGATTTCTTAGAATACCTTAATCCTGATTCTCTAAAAGTAGTACAAGGCTATGGTGAGCCTTCCCTAAAAGAAGTGGATACAGAAGCACCGCTTCAATTCCAAAGGATAGGATATTTTACGAAAGACCAAGATTCCACAGAAGAGAAACTAGTTTTCAATAGAACGGTTACTCTTAAAGATTCTTATAAGCCTGAGTAA
- a CDS encoding ABC transporter ATP-binding protein: MFLELRNLNIGYQQPLIQGINAQAHLGEVVLIMGNNGIGKTTLIKSILNQLKPLAGQIFINHSSIATLTPKEMAQLVSIVFSKYTLPENYTVTDLVALGKLIHYPYYFQLTSQDQAEIQNIITHLGLEHYKNQKLTTLSDGNLQKAFIGRALAQNTPVMVLDEPTTHLDEYNKTAILTLLRELAQQHRKLVLFSSHDWRLAKDFSDQIWFLEHGKLTAGMAEDVLLKLPLHTPLAETYAMPLINAPEREKELLLSFIKKHTKANLSCYEFTYTSTEWLITTPLATHRCGSFAEMLPLFKA; the protein is encoded by the coding sequence ATGTTTTTGGAACTCCGCAACCTCAACATTGGCTACCAGCAGCCACTCATCCAAGGCATCAACGCCCAAGCCCATCTAGGCGAAGTGGTTCTCATTATGGGAAATAATGGCATTGGTAAAACCACTTTAATAAAATCTATACTCAACCAGCTCAAGCCTTTAGCAGGGCAGATTTTCATCAATCATAGCTCTATTGCCACTTTAACTCCAAAGGAAATGGCACAGCTAGTTTCCATTGTTTTTTCTAAATACACCCTTCCCGAAAATTATACTGTAACCGATTTGGTGGCTTTAGGCAAACTCATTCACTACCCATATTATTTTCAATTGACCTCGCAAGACCAAGCCGAAATACAAAACATCATTACCCATCTTGGGCTGGAGCATTATAAAAATCAAAAACTTACCACCCTATCTGATGGCAACTTGCAGAAGGCTTTTATAGGCAGAGCTTTGGCTCAAAACACGCCTGTAATGGTACTAGACGAGCCCACCACCCATCTAGACGAATACAATAAAACGGCTATCCTGACGCTCTTACGAGAATTGGCTCAACAGCACCGTAAACTTGTTTTATTCTCATCCCACGATTGGCGATTAGCAAAGGATTTCTCTGACCAAATTTGGTTTCTAGAACACGGCAAACTAACGGCAGGTATGGCAGAAGATGTCTTGTTAAAGCTACCACTACACACTCCACTAGCCGAAACTTACGCAATGCCACTCATCAACGCCCCAGAAAGAGAAAAAGAACTGCTATTAAGTTTCATTAAAAAACACACCAAAGCCAACCTTTCTTGCTATGAGTTTACCTATACCTCTACCGAATGGCTCATCACTACCCCACTTGCCACGCACCGCTGCGGCTCCTTTGCAGAAATGTTACCACTATTTAAAGCCTAG
- a CDS encoding TlpA disulfide reductase family protein gives MRKILVTLALTALVISCNDKKTETVTTPSSSDSTKVEQTLKEVSKDKLSQLLKAKENDTIYVTNFFATWCGPCMMEIPHFKEKMKELDGKPVKFTFVSIDDKKDWDTEVKKFGEEQQLSKHILLFDGQQFDDAFFSQNFKVWQGQGIPFTLVRKGNKTEEIEGSMSKEDLDQLLAGFLK, from the coding sequence ATGAGAAAAATCTTAGTAACACTCGCACTTACGGCTCTAGTAATAAGCTGCAACGACAAAAAAACAGAAACTGTAACTACTCCATCTTCTAGCGATAGCACCAAGGTAGAACAAACTCTTAAGGAAGTATCTAAAGACAAACTTAGCCAACTACTAAAGGCTAAAGAAAACGACACTATCTATGTAACTAATTTCTTTGCAACTTGGTGTGGACCGTGTATGATGGAAATCCCTCATTTCAAAGAAAAAATGAAGGAACTAGACGGTAAACCCGTTAAATTTACTTTTGTGAGTATAGATGATAAGAAAGATTGGGACACAGAGGTTAAAAAATTCGGAGAAGAACAACAACTTTCTAAACATATCCTTTTATTTGACGGACAACAATTTGATGATGCCTTTTTCAGTCAGAATTTTAAAGTTTGGCAAGGGCAAGGCATTCCGTTCACTCTAGTTAGAAAAGGTAACAAAACTGAAGAAATAGAAGGCAGTATGTCTAAGGAAGACCTAGACCAGCTCCTTGCTGGATTCTTAAAATAA
- the dapF gene encoding diaminopimelate epimerase yields MLTFYKYQGTGNDFIMVNNRQMNFDKSKENIAHLCHRRFGVGADGLILLENCPDTDFRMVYYNADGAESTMCGNGGRCLVAFAHFLGVFENKCTFNAIDGLHEAEVNGNVVKLKMIDVSNISRDASDFVLNTGSPHYVRFVSEVEKLDVYKEGKQVRYSEKYQQEGINVNFVEKIDDETLFVRTYERGVEDETYSCGTGVTASALSFIQDKDKNSVNIKTLGGNLKVYAEKKDAGFCNVWLEGPAVQVFKGTI; encoded by the coding sequence ATGCTTACTTTTTATAAATATCAAGGGACTGGTAATGATTTTATTATGGTGAATAACCGCCAAATGAATTTTGATAAAAGCAAAGAAAATATAGCACATCTTTGCCATAGGCGTTTTGGGGTGGGAGCAGATGGTCTCATTTTGCTAGAAAATTGCCCTGATACTGATTTTAGAATGGTGTATTATAATGCAGATGGAGCAGAAAGCACAATGTGTGGTAACGGTGGGCGTTGTTTGGTGGCTTTTGCGCATTTTCTAGGTGTTTTTGAAAATAAATGTACCTTCAATGCAATAGATGGACTGCACGAAGCTGAAGTAAATGGAAATGTGGTAAAACTTAAAATGATAGATGTTTCTAATATAAGTAGAGATGCGTCTGATTTTGTGCTTAATACAGGTTCGCCTCATTATGTGAGATTTGTTTCGGAGGTAGAAAAGTTAGATGTTTATAAAGAAGGTAAACAAGTGAGGTACTCTGAAAAATATCAGCAGGAAGGTATCAATGTCAATTTTGTTGAGAAAATAGATGATGAGACTCTTTTTGTGCGTACTTATGAGCGAGGTGTGGAAGACGAAACTTATAGTTGTGGTACAGGAGTAACGGCATCTGCATTGTCTTTTATTCAGGATAAGGATAAAAATTCTGTAAATATTAAAACTCTAGGAGGTAATCTCAAAGTTTATGCTGAAAAGAAAGATGCAGGTTTTTGTAATGTGTGGTTAGAAGGTCCTGCAGTACAGGTTTTTAAAGGAACTATTTGA
- a CDS encoding 2Fe-2S iron-sulfur cluster-binding protein produces the protein MNELNPKTKTPEFKGLKIIKKEEITKNAFLLALEYEDKEHFCFKSGQYVKLRHEGEMNDYSIINAPYEGKLELVLKIHSPQSFTQKIFNHYSVGDIIEVSAPKGRFTLADKPSEKRTILGYAGGVGITPIISHLKHILHTEKGTRFYLFYSNKTKSEVILKEELEALEQLYGDRLQVYYFYTQEDANALFSGRIDRHKMNLIINQILHLDEDDEESTIWDAVDEILICGPAEMIKEVAIGSYENGIRKKNIHFEFFDTYEGTIFPEEETFPKVENIKVEWKIDGNSFSGVVLENNNGKLLQQILDKGYRLPYSCKSGRCGACRCMLEEGEVEMTENEYLTDKELSQGKILTCTSVVLSDKIKLNFD, from the coding sequence ATGAATGAATTAAATCCGAAGACTAAAACTCCCGAATTCAAAGGGCTAAAGATAATTAAAAAAGAAGAAATTACCAAAAATGCCTTCCTTCTAGCGTTAGAGTATGAGGATAAAGAGCATTTCTGTTTTAAATCTGGGCAGTATGTAAAGCTAAGGCATGAGGGAGAAATGAATGATTATAGTATTATCAATGCTCCTTATGAGGGTAAGCTAGAGCTAGTGCTTAAAATCCATAGTCCTCAATCTTTTACGCAGAAGATATTTAACCATTACTCAGTTGGGGATATTATTGAGGTTTCTGCTCCCAAAGGACGCTTTACTTTGGCAGATAAACCGAGTGAAAAGCGTACTATATTAGGCTATGCAGGAGGTGTAGGAATTACGCCTATTATTTCGCATTTAAAGCATATTTTACATACAGAAAAAGGCACTCGTTTTTACCTTTTCTATTCTAATAAAACTAAGTCGGAGGTTATTCTTAAGGAGGAATTGGAGGCTTTAGAGCAACTCTACGGAGATAGATTGCAAGTTTATTATTTCTATACTCAAGAAGATGCCAACGCTTTATTTTCGGGTAGGATAGATAGACATAAAATGAACCTTATCATCAATCAAATATTACATTTGGACGAAGATGATGAAGAATCTACTATTTGGGACGCTGTGGACGAAATTTTGATTTGTGGTCCTGCGGAAATGATAAAGGAAGTGGCAATAGGAAGTTATGAAAATGGTATTCGTAAGAAGAATATTCATTTTGAATTTTTTGATACTTACGAAGGAACTATCTTCCCTGAAGAAGAAACTTTCCCTAAAGTAGAAAATATTAAGGTGGAATGGAAAATAGATGGAAATTCTTTCTCTGGAGTGGTGCTAGAAAATAATAATGGGAAGCTATTGCAACAGATTTTAGATAAAGGTTATCGTTTGCCATATTCTTGCAAGTCGGGTAGATGTGGGGCGTGTAGATGTATGCTAGAAGAAGGCGAAGTAGAAATGACCGAAAATGAATATCTTACCGATAAAGAACTTTCGCAAGGGAAGATATTAACTTGTACTTCGGTTGTTCTGTCGGATAAAATAAAACTTAATTTTGATTAG
- a CDS encoding iron ABC transporter permease, translating into MLRGKFGILMVSILLAIIVLVIVNLNVGYLDLSLKDFFQNTPQSDIASLRINRTLAVLLAGMAIPTSGFLLQEYFQNPLAGPSVLGITSIASLSVAFYIFFSHQLLIPEFLQNGFISLVAIIGSLGLMFFLILLSNRFRDNTFLVIFGFLISALAGAIISILQVYAENQSLKNYILWSFGANNQLSYNQIIILVTLIGIGLFFSFRSIKPLIGSSLGTAYAKSFGINTNALKVSVILASSLLSASVTAFLGPILFIGIVVPHFCRMIFSPALLWHQWVLNLTLGIAIMELFSILSEISKLPLNIITSLFGIPVILVMMMKQRSKY; encoded by the coding sequence ATGCTTAGAGGCAAATTCGGTATTTTAATGGTTAGTATTCTATTGGCGATAATCGTTTTGGTTATCGTCAATTTGAATGTAGGCTATCTAGATTTAAGCCTAAAAGATTTCTTCCAAAACACACCTCAATCGGATATTGCTTCGTTGAGAATCAATAGGACTTTAGCCGTTCTCCTCGCTGGTATGGCGATACCTACCTCTGGCTTTCTGCTGCAAGAATATTTCCAAAATCCGTTGGCAGGACCATCAGTATTGGGCATTACTTCCATCGCCAGTTTGAGTGTGGCATTTTATATCTTTTTTTCGCATCAACTTCTCATTCCCGAATTTTTACAAAACGGATTTATCAGCCTCGTGGCCATTATAGGCAGTTTGGGACTGATGTTCTTCCTTATACTCCTCTCTAATAGATTTCGAGACAATACCTTTCTTGTGATTTTTGGATTTTTAATCTCCGCTTTGGCAGGAGCCATCATTTCCATTCTGCAAGTGTACGCCGAAAATCAAAGCCTAAAAAACTACATTCTTTGGAGCTTTGGTGCAAATAACCAACTTAGCTATAACCAGATTATAATCCTTGTTACCCTTATCGGTATTGGGTTATTTTTTAGCTTCAGAAGTATAAAACCGCTCATCGGTAGCTCTCTAGGAACTGCTTATGCCAAAAGTTTCGGCATCAATACCAATGCTCTTAAAGTATCAGTGATTTTAGCCTCATCTCTACTTTCTGCTAGTGTAACGGCTTTCCTTGGACCTATCCTCTTTATAGGTATCGTAGTGCCTCATTTTTGTAGAATGATTTTCAGTCCCGCCCTGCTTTGGCATCAGTGGGTGCTTAACCTCACGCTAGGCATTGCTATTATGGAGTTATTTTCTATCCTATCCGAAATCAGTAAATTGCCTTTAAATATCATCACTTCCTTATTCGGAATCCCAGTGATTTTAGTAATGATGATGAAGCAACGCTCTAAGTATTAA
- a CDS encoding mevalonate kinase family protein, translating to MANPLFYAKILLFGEYGIIENSQGLTLPYSFYKGTLKFSDLSSDFERQSNQSLLKYTDYLQSLALPKDFELNVSELKKDINKGLFFDSNIPQGYGVGSSGALVAAIFERYSLKKYNPEHISKEDLKQLKKVFGELESYFHGKSSGIDPLICYMNLPILIENKENVDRVSIPKEQQGKGAIFLIDSGVVGETGPMVQIFFEKLKQEGFRKTLKEEFIRYNNACIEAFLKKDMSPFFKNLRKLSLWAYEHFRPMIPESIFNAWKKGLDTNTYYLKLCGSGGGGYILGFTQDYDKAEKMLEGFKKEVIYRF from the coding sequence ATGGCTAACCCACTTTTTTATGCTAAAATCTTACTTTTTGGAGAATATGGCATTATAGAAAATTCTCAAGGGCTTACGCTACCTTACAGTTTTTATAAGGGGACTTTAAAATTTTCTGATTTATCCTCTGATTTTGAACGCCAATCTAACCAATCGTTATTAAAATATACTGATTATCTTCAGAGTTTAGCTTTGCCAAAAGACTTTGAACTAAATGTATCTGAGCTTAAAAAGGATATAAATAAAGGTTTATTCTTTGATTCTAATATTCCACAAGGATATGGAGTGGGGAGTTCGGGTGCGTTGGTGGCGGCTATTTTTGAGCGTTATTCTCTTAAAAAATATAATCCAGAACACATTAGCAAAGAGGATTTAAAGCAGTTGAAAAAAGTCTTTGGAGAACTAGAAAGCTATTTTCATGGTAAAAGTTCGGGGATAGACCCACTAATCTGTTATATGAATCTGCCTATCCTCATAGAAAACAAAGAAAATGTAGACAGAGTTTCTATTCCTAAAGAACAGCAAGGTAAAGGAGCGATTTTTCTTATAGACTCTGGTGTGGTAGGTGAAACGGGACCAATGGTTCAGATTTTCTTTGAAAAGTTAAAGCAAGAAGGATTTAGGAAGACTTTAAAAGAAGAGTTTATTCGTTATAATAATGCTTGTATAGAAGCCTTTCTAAAAAAGGATATGAGTCCGTTTTTTAAGAATTTAAGGAAGTTATCTCTATGGGCTTACGAACACTTTAGACCGATGATTCCAGAAAGCATCTTTAATGCTTGGAAAAAAGGTTTGGATACCAATACTTATTACCTCAAACTTTGTGGTAGTGGCGGTGGTGGCTATATATTAGGTTTTACTCAAGATTATGATAAGGCGGAGAAAATGTTGGAAGGCTTCAAAAAAGAAGTAATTTATCGTTTTTGA